The genomic region GCCCGACGAATTCGTCGGCTTCCAGGCCGAGGCCGAGCGCATCGGCTTCCCGGGCGTGCTCGCCGGTCCCCTCGTGCGCAGCTCGTACCGGGCCGGGCGGCTCTACCAGCAGGCCGTCGAGGCCCGCGGCCTCACCCGCCCCGAGTTGGACCCAGCAGGTCGTTGACGGCCCGTCAGACTCCGACCGACAGCGCGCGTCGACCTGCACGTCCGGCTCCAGGTGCGACCCCAGGAGCCGTGAGGGCCCGCCGAACTCCCCTGACCGTGCTCTGGCCGAGACGCCCGTTCGAGAAGAGGTAGCGCCCCGTGAACTCCCTGCCCGAGCTGCAGACCCTCCACCTGGAAATCGAGGAGGACACACTCACCGCGATGATCAACAGGCCGCGACGCGCCAATGCGGTCAACCGGCAGCTGCTGCGGGACCTGATCAGCATGGCGGACTGGCTGCGGGACCGTAGCGACGTCGGCTACCTGGTGCTCGCCCACCAGGGCGATGTCTTTTCCGCCGGTGCCGATCTGCAGGAACTTCACGACGAGCTCTCCGACGAGGAGAACCGGCGTTCGAAGATGCGGTCCCTGCAACACCTGGCACAAGAGATGATGGTCAAGCTCGAAGGACTCGAGCAGATCTCGTTCGCGGCCATGAGCGGATCGGCGTACGGCGCCGGATTGGCCATCGCCATGACCTCCGACTTCAGGGTCATGGCCGAGAACGCGGTAGCGAACCTTCCCGAGAGCAGGCTCGGGATGTTCCTCACGTACGGAGCCACCCCGCGGCTGGTGGGCACCGTCGGGCTGAGTCGCGCCAAAGAGATGATCATGTTCGCCGAGGACGTGTCCGCCCAGGACTGCCTCGAGTGGGGCATTGCGCAGCGGGTCGTGCCCCGAGACGAGGTACTGCCCGCAGTTCGAGACATGATCGCCCGCCTGCGCATCAACGACCGCACCGCCATCAGGATCGCCAAGCAGATGGCCAATGCTTCCGCCGCTGTCGCCTTCGGTGACATGGTTCGCGCCGAGCCGCAGCTGGTCGGTAGCACCCTCGGCGACGGCAGCGTACTCACGCACCTCTCGGCCTTTCTGAACCGCACGCCGTGACGCGGGGGCGTCGCCGGCCCGCTGGGCCGTACGGGTGCTGCGGCCCCACCTCGACGGCAGCGCACATGGGCGTGCGATCACGAAGGTCCTGAGTGGACACGGGACGGTATCTGCCGTCGGGCCCGTCGCTCCAGTACGCGCGCGCCGCGGCGGTGCAGCAGCCGGCCGCCGGCGATCAGGAGCACGCCGGACGCCAGGAATCCGAGGTCCCAGCCGAGCCGGCCGCCGAGGTCGTCCCGGACGTGGTGGACGCCGAGGATCTGGTGGTCGATCAGGCCCTCGACGAGGTTGAAGATGCCTCAGCCGGTGAGCACCAGGCCGAGGTGGAAGGAGAAGTTCGGCGCCAGTCGTCCCTGCTGCCAGGCCCGGATGGAGGTGATCGACGCGGCGACGACGAACAGCCAGGTGGCCAGGTGGAAGAAGCCGTCGGCGAGCGTGTTCACCTCCAGACCGGCGAGCGTGGTCGGC from Blastococcus colisei harbors:
- a CDS encoding enoyl-CoA hydratase/isomerase family protein, which encodes MNSLPELQTLHLEIEEDTLTAMINRPRRANAVNRQLLRDLISMADWLRDRSDVGYLVLAHQGDVFSAGADLQELHDELSDEENRRSKMRSLQHLAQEMMVKLEGLEQISFAAMSGSAYGAGLAIAMTSDFRVMAENAVANLPESRLGMFLTYGATPRLVGTVGLSRAKEMIMFAEDVSAQDCLEWGIAQRVVPRDEVLPAVRDMIARLRINDRTAIRIAKQMANASAAVAFGDMVRAEPQLVGSTLGDGSVLTHLSAFLNRTP